The proteins below come from a single Chthonomonadales bacterium genomic window:
- a CDS encoding polysaccharide deacetylase family protein: MTTTFAWTIDDAGMGGERMIESVGRTASLLESRGVRATWFVVPRPGGEPLPEPWRAALLGARERGHDLQLHGLTHEDCYEFGPPNWPATDILPSLGPEFERRRAELSPRYTRERLRGRIAEGIERFERAFGARPSVFRAPCGAISRPMFEALADLGLRYHSCCYVSGTGYDHLPHRQRTVRHAWADTYPHRPFRWYAGVVEAPILNEWTWAGARRQQVAMLDAARADLDRIRAESPVAVLLSHTHGIADDFEHAFAVVDAVLEHLDRSGDRRFETLGELAASGDLDRAATVDGPDLLTI, encoded by the coding sequence ATGACCACTACCTTCGCATGGACTATCGACGACGCCGGCATGGGCGGCGAGCGCATGATCGAGTCGGTCGGCCGCACCGCCTCGCTCCTGGAGAGCCGCGGCGTGCGCGCCACCTGGTTCGTGGTGCCGCGACCCGGCGGCGAGCCGCTGCCCGAGCCGTGGCGCGCCGCTCTACTGGGCGCGCGCGAGCGTGGCCACGACCTCCAACTCCACGGCCTCACGCACGAGGACTGCTACGAGTTCGGCCCGCCCAACTGGCCCGCCACCGACATCCTGCCGAGCCTGGGCCCGGAGTTCGAGCGCAGGCGCGCCGAGCTCTCACCGCGCTACACGCGCGAACGGCTGCGCGGGCGCATCGCGGAGGGCATCGAGCGCTTCGAGAGGGCCTTCGGCGCGCGGCCCTCGGTGTTCCGTGCCCCGTGCGGCGCCATCTCGCGTCCCATGTTCGAGGCGCTCGCCGACCTGGGGCTCCGCTACCACTCCTGCTGCTACGTGAGCGGCACCGGCTACGACCACCTGCCCCACCGGCAGCGGACCGTGCGGCACGCGTGGGCCGACACCTATCCGCATCGCCCGTTCCGATGGTACGCCGGCGTGGTGGAGGCGCCCATCCTGAACGAGTGGACCTGGGCCGGGGCGCGCCGCCAGCAGGTGGCGATGCTCGACGCCGCCCGCGCCGACCTGGATCGGATACGCGCCGAGAGCCCGGTGGCCGTCCTGCTATCCCACACCCACGGCATCGCCGACGACTTCGAGCACGCCTTCGCGGTGGTCGACGCCGTGCTCGAGCACCTGGACCGCTCGGGCGACCGGCGCTTCGAGACGCTGGGGGAGTTGGCCGCAAGCGGCGACCTCGACCGCGCCGCCACGGTGGACGGCCCCGACCTCCTCACGATCTGA
- a CDS encoding cytidylate kinase-like family protein: protein MRIGEEARLSDRRVAAWFATQRAQARKEKAPRHKPEMQPVITISRQFSVGSMSIAQRLADSLGDGWDVWDKELIEAIASSAQVRSEMVEALEANALSWMDQMTRNLFNVPVLEAVTYRHHLALVLLALAQQGCKVIVGRGANFALPHALNVRLEAAREYRVRRTMAHESIGHDEALRQVERVEKDRHEFIANVFGRDAQDRSAYDMVIQVDRLGEEATAAAIVAAVRARFRLA, encoded by the coding sequence ATGCGAATAGGGGAGGAAGCGCGCCTTTCGGACCGGCGCGTCGCGGCGTGGTTCGCGACGCAGCGGGCGCAGGCCCGCAAGGAGAAGGCGCCGCGCCACAAGCCCGAGATGCAGCCGGTCATCACCATCTCGCGCCAGTTCAGCGTGGGCAGCATGTCCATCGCGCAGCGGCTGGCCGACTCGCTCGGTGATGGCTGGGACGTGTGGGACAAGGAGTTGATCGAGGCGATCGCCAGCAGCGCCCAGGTCCGGAGCGAGATGGTGGAGGCCCTCGAAGCCAACGCGCTCTCGTGGATGGACCAGATGACGCGCAACCTGTTCAACGTGCCCGTGCTGGAGGCGGTGACCTACCGCCATCACCTGGCTCTGGTGCTGCTCGCCCTGGCGCAGCAGGGATGCAAGGTGATCGTGGGCCGCGGCGCGAACTTCGCCCTTCCGCACGCACTCAATGTGCGCCTGGAGGCCGCCCGCGAGTACCGCGTTCGCAGGACGATGGCCCACGAGAGCATCGGCCATGACGAGGCGCTTCGGCAGGTGGAGCGCGTGGAGAAAGACCGCCACGAGTTCATCGCGAACGTGTTCGGCCGCGACGCTCAGGACCGGTCGGCCTACGACATGGTGATCCAGGTTGACCGGCTCGGCGAGGAAGCGACCGCCGCCGCCATCGTCGCCGCCGTCCGCGCGCGCTTCCGGCTCGCCTGA
- a CDS encoding helix-turn-helix transcriptional regulator, producing MEADHAARCRHEPTRIYTDTPTGARVVAGGEVVLEQPCNVLLHWATSTLENPPAEGILSVRWAYRGQRCFESAGTRFAVDDESYLVFNLGRTFSSTIRSRVPVECYTVCFQPGQAEEVLRGLVTPDDRLLDEPRGGSGASLEFLETAYRHDDLVTPALRRLEAMRECPGATFGWFEEQFRGLLVLLLHAHRGVCRRVESMPASRPSTRAELCRRLHRARDFMEASLTEPVTIPVIADHAWFSPHHFLRLFKRAFGETPHQYLTRRRIERARRLLLVTDLSVTEVCFAVGFQSLGSFSWLFRGKVGVSPEAYRALGGRPA from the coding sequence ATGGAAGCCGATCACGCGGCGCGCTGTCGCCACGAGCCGACTCGCATTTACACCGACACCCCCACCGGCGCGCGCGTCGTAGCCGGCGGCGAGGTCGTGCTCGAGCAACCGTGCAACGTGCTGCTGCACTGGGCCACGAGCACGCTGGAGAACCCTCCGGCCGAGGGCATTCTCTCCGTTCGATGGGCCTATCGCGGCCAGCGATGCTTCGAGTCGGCCGGCACGCGTTTCGCGGTCGATGATGAGTCCTACCTCGTCTTCAACCTGGGGCGCACCTTCTCCAGCACGATCCGCTCGCGCGTGCCGGTCGAGTGCTACACGGTCTGCTTCCAGCCCGGCCAGGCCGAAGAGGTGCTGCGCGGGCTCGTTACGCCGGACGACCGCCTGCTGGATGAGCCGCGCGGCGGCTCCGGCGCGTCGCTGGAGTTCCTGGAGACCGCCTACCGGCACGACGACCTGGTGACGCCCGCCCTGCGGCGCCTGGAGGCGATGCGAGAGTGCCCGGGCGCCACGTTCGGCTGGTTCGAGGAGCAGTTTCGCGGCCTGCTCGTTCTGCTGCTCCACGCCCACCGGGGTGTCTGCCGCCGGGTCGAGTCCATGCCCGCATCGCGCCCCTCGACGCGCGCCGAGCTCTGCCGGCGTCTGCACCGGGCGCGCGACTTCATGGAGGCGAGCCTGACGGAGCCGGTGACGATCCCGGTCATCGCCGACCACGCCTGGTTCTCGCCCCACCACTTCCTGCGGCTCTTCAAGCGGGCCTTCGGCGAAACGCCCCATCAGTACCTCACGCGCCGCCGTATCGAGCGCGCCCGACGCTTGCTCCTCGTCACCGACCTCTCGGTCACCGAGGTCTGCTTCGCCGTTGGCTTCCAGAGCCTGGGCTCCTTTAGCTGGCTGTTTCGCGGCAAGGTGGGAGTGTCGCCCGAGGCCTACCGGGCTCTCGGCGGCCGCCCCGCCTGA
- a CDS encoding SGNH/GDSL hydrolase family protein: MLMLGLAAAMVGAPANPASPQSPKLGAPLVVGEWNVRVDPGEYRVGGRRVRVARAAVLDVPPAVLVRVRGERYDALPLYNPQAAPWARGARLRGVITSETTAPDLLAPESVTLRTAAGAELRAGTDYEIDRQWGTFGRLAGGSLAEGEAVLADYDHGLNRIDCIVVGRDGTPRLLAGAPHNATPHPPTPGPGERVIANVWVPGRLARLADENLYPIIEPVYRAPRLRAAPAASLLPTTWEKLNRGDSVKVLAWGDSVTAGGEASDVEHRYQNRFAALLRERFPKADIRLTTAGWGGRNSDSFLAEPPGAEFNFDHAVIDRRPDLIVMEFVNDAFMTPEVVESKYSYLVERFRQIGAEWVIITPHYVWPAWMGSSTVRVETDPRPYVAGLRAFAARHHVALADASLRWGHLVKEGIPYVTLLVNSLNHPDDRGHEMFARSLMELFGER; the protein is encoded by the coding sequence ATGCTGATGCTAGGGCTCGCCGCCGCCATGGTCGGCGCCCCCGCGAACCCGGCGTCGCCACAATCGCCGAAGCTCGGAGCTCCGCTAGTCGTCGGGGAGTGGAACGTGCGCGTGGACCCCGGCGAGTACCGCGTGGGCGGCCGCCGCGTGCGCGTGGCGCGCGCCGCCGTGCTCGACGTGCCGCCGGCAGTCCTGGTGCGCGTGCGCGGCGAGCGCTACGACGCCCTGCCGCTCTACAACCCGCAGGCCGCGCCCTGGGCCCGCGGCGCACGGCTGCGCGGGGTCATCACCTCGGAGACCACCGCGCCCGACCTGCTGGCGCCCGAGAGCGTGACGCTGCGGACCGCGGCCGGCGCCGAGCTGCGGGCGGGAACGGACTACGAGATCGACCGCCAGTGGGGCACGTTCGGCCGCCTCGCCGGCGGCTCGCTTGCGGAGGGCGAAGCCGTCCTTGCCGACTACGACCACGGTCTCAACCGCATCGACTGCATCGTGGTCGGGCGCGACGGCACGCCGCGCCTGCTCGCCGGCGCGCCGCACAACGCCACGCCGCACCCGCCGACACCCGGACCCGGAGAGAGAGTCATCGCCAACGTGTGGGTGCCTGGCCGGCTGGCGCGGCTGGCCGACGAGAACCTCTACCCGATCATCGAGCCGGTCTACCGGGCGCCCCGGCTCCGCGCGGCCCCCGCCGCCAGCCTCCTGCCGACGACCTGGGAGAAGCTCAACCGGGGCGACAGCGTGAAGGTCCTGGCATGGGGCGACAGCGTGACGGCCGGAGGCGAGGCCAGCGACGTGGAGCACCGCTACCAGAACCGCTTCGCCGCGCTCCTGCGCGAGCGGTTCCCGAAGGCCGACATTCGCCTGACGACGGCCGGGTGGGGAGGCCGCAACAGCGACAGCTTCCTGGCCGAGCCACCAGGCGCGGAGTTCAACTTCGACCACGCGGTGATCGATCGGCGGCCCGACCTCATCGTGATGGAGTTCGTCAACGACGCCTTCATGACGCCCGAGGTCGTGGAGAGCAAGTACAGCTATCTGGTGGAGCGGTTCCGCCAGATCGGCGCGGAGTGGGTCATCATCACGCCTCACTACGTGTGGCCGGCCTGGATGGGCAGCTCGACGGTGCGCGTGGAGACGGACCCGAGGCCCTACGTGGCGGGGCTCCGCGCGTTCGCGGCCAGGCACCACGTGGCCCTCGCCGACGCGTCGCTGCGCTGGGGGCACCTGGTGAAGGAGGGCATCCCCTACGTCACGTTGCTCGTGAACTCGCTCAACCATCCGGACGACCGCGGACACGAAATGTTCGCGCGCTCGCTGATGGAGCTGTTCGGCGAGCGGTAG
- a CDS encoding right-handed parallel beta-helix repeat-containing protein, giving the protein MRDLPRAAAVAVVVSTLLCAPPRNATGAHGEAVVNLYVSPAGSDSWSGRRSAPNAARTDGPLATLEAARDALRRRARRGPATVWVRGGVYPRDRAFELGPEDGAPSPGRVAYRAYRDEEPRLVGGRSVKGWEPVREAAVLDRLEPAARGRVLRADLRRQGITSFGRMSRRGFGIGTTAAGLELYFHRRPMTLARWPNDGWLRIAGAPAGQEGGRFTYEGDRPARWKQPADVWVHGYWTWDWADSYERVRSLDPVKREVATEPPHGVYGYTPGKRFYFLNVLEELDSPGEWYLDRSSGVLYFWPPEPMRPGEAVVSMLEGPLVEVRGGQGVTLRGLTLECGRAAGIRVRDGSRCRVEDCAVLCMGTDGVVVEGGTRNVVSGCELHALGETGIALSGGDRKTLTPGHQSAVGNHIHDYARWCRTYRPGVMLGGVGNRVANNLIHDAPHNAILMGGNDHVVELNEIHHVCLQTGDAGAVYMGRDMTMRGNLIRHNYFHDIARAIGDSNGFVDVMAVYLDDCFCGTTVYGNLFVRAGRAAMIGGGRDNTIANNVFVNCAPAVHVDSRGIGWAKFWFDGRDPFIMNGLKAMDAAHPPYSARYPRLARLLQEEPGLATGNVVVRNLCVGGKWIELFDGLDERIVKVERNLVGADPGFVSAAKGDYRLRADSPAWKLGFQPIPFERIGLPRPTARRTAPSASARTFRVRGRPDG; this is encoded by the coding sequence ATGAGGGATCTGCCGCGGGCGGCGGCCGTCGCGGTCGTCGTCTCCACGCTGCTGTGCGCGCCGCCGCGCAACGCAACCGGGGCGCACGGGGAGGCCGTCGTGAACCTGTACGTGTCGCCGGCCGGCAGCGACTCATGGTCCGGTCGGCGCAGCGCTCCGAACGCGGCCAGGACCGACGGGCCGCTCGCCACGCTGGAGGCCGCGCGCGACGCGCTGCGCCGGCGCGCGAGGCGAGGGCCGGCCACGGTCTGGGTGCGCGGCGGCGTCTACCCGCGCGATCGCGCCTTCGAGCTTGGGCCGGAGGACGGCGCGCCTTCGCCCGGTCGCGTCGCCTATCGCGCCTACCGCGACGAGGAGCCGCGCCTGGTGGGCGGTCGGTCCGTGAAGGGGTGGGAGCCCGTGCGCGAGGCTGCGGTGCTCGACCGGCTTGAGCCGGCGGCGCGCGGCCGCGTGCTCCGCGCGGACCTTCGCCGGCAGGGCATCACGAGCTTCGGCCGGATGAGCCGGCGCGGCTTCGGCATCGGCACGACCGCGGCCGGGCTGGAGCTCTACTTTCACCGGCGTCCCATGACGCTGGCGCGCTGGCCGAACGACGGCTGGCTGAGGATCGCGGGCGCGCCGGCCGGCCAGGAGGGTGGACGCTTCACGTACGAGGGCGACCGGCCAGCCCGCTGGAAACAGCCCGCCGACGTATGGGTGCACGGCTACTGGACGTGGGACTGGGCCGACAGCTACGAGCGCGTGCGCTCCCTCGATCCGGTGAAGCGCGAGGTGGCGACCGAGCCGCCCCACGGCGTATACGGCTACACTCCGGGCAAGCGCTTCTACTTCCTCAACGTGCTGGAGGAGCTGGACTCCCCGGGCGAGTGGTACCTCGACCGGAGCAGCGGCGTGCTCTACTTCTGGCCGCCGGAGCCGATGCGGCCGGGCGAGGCCGTCGTCTCGATGCTGGAGGGGCCGCTCGTGGAGGTGCGCGGCGGGCAGGGCGTCACGCTGCGCGGCCTAACGCTGGAATGCGGGCGAGCGGCCGGCATCCGAGTGCGCGACGGCTCGCGGTGTCGGGTGGAGGATTGCGCCGTCCTCTGCATGGGTACGGACGGCGTCGTGGTGGAGGGCGGCACGCGGAACGTGGTAAGCGGATGTGAGCTCCACGCGCTCGGCGAGACGGGCATCGCGCTCTCCGGCGGCGACCGAAAGACGCTGACCCCTGGCCACCAGAGCGCCGTGGGCAACCACATCCACGACTACGCCCGGTGGTGCCGCACCTACCGCCCGGGCGTGATGCTCGGCGGTGTGGGCAACCGCGTCGCCAACAACCTGATCCACGACGCGCCGCACAACGCGATCCTGATGGGAGGCAACGACCACGTCGTGGAGCTCAACGAGATCCACCACGTCTGCCTGCAGACCGGCGACGCCGGCGCCGTCTACATGGGTCGCGACATGACGATGCGCGGCAACCTGATCCGGCACAACTACTTTCACGACATCGCGCGGGCCATCGGCGACTCGAACGGCTTCGTCGACGTGATGGCGGTGTACCTGGACGACTGCTTCTGCGGCACGACCGTCTACGGCAATCTGTTCGTGCGCGCGGGGCGGGCCGCGATGATCGGCGGCGGCCGCGACAACACGATCGCCAACAACGTTTTCGTCAACTGCGCGCCGGCGGTGCACGTCGACTCGCGCGGCATCGGCTGGGCGAAGTTCTGGTTCGACGGGCGCGACCCGTTCATCATGAACGGGCTGAAGGCGATGGACGCGGCGCACCCGCCCTACAGCGCGCGCTACCCGCGCCTCGCCCGGCTGCTGCAGGAGGAGCCGGGTCTGGCAACGGGCAACGTGGTCGTACGCAACCTCTGCGTTGGCGGCAAGTGGATCGAGCTGTTCGACGGGCTCGACGAGCGCATCGTGAAGGTGGAGCGCAACCTGGTCGGGGCCGACCCGGGCTTCGTGAGCGCGGCGAAGGGCGACTACCGGCTGCGCGCCGACTCGCCGGCCTGGAAGCTGGGCTTCCAGCCGATACCCTTCGAGCGCATCGGGCTTCCTCGACCTACCGCTCGCCGAACAGCTCCATCAGCGAGCGCGCGAACATTTCGTGTCCGCGGTCGTCCGGATGGTTGA
- a CDS encoding histidinol phosphate phosphatase domain-containing protein, whose amino-acid sequence MALYDLHVHSLLGDGAMLPLEIVRRGIVLGYSAVAITDHAGPGNARSIIEVLARDAELANRYWGFPLVAGVEITHVPAAAIDEVARNAKFDGAKLVVVHGETPLEPVEPGTNHAAVQSPHVDILAHAGPLTAEDARLAAAAGVYIELSAHPAHRPLNAALVRVGRPQGVAFLVNSDAHHGDGMLTEERAAEVAREAGLPEDDMEAVLHGHPMALLTRLGFVL is encoded by the coding sequence TTGGCTCTATACGACCTGCATGTGCATTCCTTGTTGGGCGACGGCGCCATGCTCCCTCTCGAGATCGTCCGCCGGGGCATCGTCCTTGGCTACTCCGCCGTCGCGATCACCGACCACGCCGGGCCGGGCAACGCGCGCTCCATCATCGAGGTTCTGGCGCGCGACGCCGAGCTCGCCAACCGCTACTGGGGATTCCCGCTTGTGGCCGGCGTTGAGATCACGCACGTGCCGGCCGCGGCCATCGATGAGGTGGCGCGCAACGCCAAGTTCGACGGCGCGAAGCTCGTGGTAGTCCACGGCGAGACGCCACTGGAGCCCGTGGAGCCCGGCACCAACCACGCCGCGGTGCAGTCGCCACACGTTGACATCCTGGCACACGCCGGGCCACTCACCGCGGAGGACGCGCGCCTGGCCGCAGCGGCCGGAGTCTACATCGAGCTCTCGGCGCACCCGGCGCACCGGCCCCTGAACGCGGCGCTCGTGCGCGTGGGCCGGCCGCAGGGCGTCGCCTTTCTCGTCAACAGCGATGCGCACCACGGTGACGGGATGCTCACGGAGGAGCGCGCGGCCGAGGTGGCGCGGGAGGCCGGCTTGCCGGAGGACGACATGGAGGCCGTGCTTCATGGGCACCCGATGGCGCTGCTCACCCGGCTCGGCTTCGTTCTTTGA
- a CDS encoding carboxypeptidase regulatory-like domain-containing protein, with amino-acid sequence MGRWAICLPALLCLGALAGCGGASGTAAVTGEYGRVVGRAVDDPASRAPAAGLTVSVDGTEASATPAADGSFRLERVPAGLRTLVARSPRRAVAVVVDVRGGGEVNVGALLLRDAGQISGLVTDSVTGEPIVGARVTVAEAVAVVSSDMQPRPVRGARTDGVGSYTVSGLPVGGYLLTIAARGYAARSLALEVRAGVTTPGDAALEPGEAGPRGAMAGAAYLVTPDGGKQPLAGVLVRLAAADDPVPMRPLPATALGPDGATVGLYPGGPGADRELYTFTDENGAYRIEGAPAGEYVAAAVRPGLVADSRSVAIVEGRTTQVDFALRLREPRVGAVQGTVTDASTGRPIAGATVSVRLDMPPPPPTAIGGGQSEPGFYLDGDHFDMAAITDAEGRFQLRAPGGEQTLIVEAGGYEPVATPVKVEAGATVRADIALQPGGGDLPPPPPDGS; translated from the coding sequence ATGGGACGATGGGCCATCTGCCTGCCGGCGCTCCTCTGCCTCGGCGCGCTGGCGGGATGCGGCGGCGCGAGCGGAACGGCTGCCGTGACGGGCGAGTACGGACGTGTTGTCGGGCGGGCGGTGGACGACCCCGCGTCGCGGGCGCCCGCGGCCGGCCTGACCGTGTCGGTGGACGGTACCGAGGCCTCCGCGACCCCGGCGGCCGACGGGAGCTTCCGCCTGGAGCGGGTGCCCGCCGGCCTTCGGACGCTCGTTGCGCGATCGCCTCGCCGAGCCGTGGCGGTCGTCGTCGACGTGCGCGGTGGCGGCGAGGTGAACGTGGGCGCGCTGCTCCTGCGCGACGCCGGGCAGATCAGCGGCCTGGTGACGGATTCGGTCACGGGTGAGCCGATCGTGGGCGCACGGGTGACCGTGGCCGAGGCCGTGGCTGTCGTCTCGAGCGATATGCAGCCGCGGCCGGTGCGCGGCGCGCGGACCGACGGGGTCGGCAGCTACACCGTCTCCGGTCTGCCCGTCGGCGGCTACCTGCTGACGATCGCCGCGCGTGGCTACGCGGCGCGATCGCTCGCGCTGGAGGTTCGCGCGGGCGTCACGACCCCCGGCGACGCGGCGCTGGAGCCCGGAGAGGCAGGGCCGCGAGGCGCCATGGCCGGCGCCGCCTACCTGGTGACGCCGGACGGGGGCAAGCAGCCGCTTGCGGGCGTTCTGGTGCGCCTGGCCGCGGCGGATGACCCCGTGCCGATGCGGCCGCTTCCGGCGACGGCGCTGGGGCCCGACGGGGCGACGGTGGGCCTCTATCCGGGCGGCCCGGGCGCCGACCGCGAGCTCTACACCTTCACGGACGAGAACGGCGCTTACCGCATCGAGGGCGCGCCCGCGGGCGAGTACGTGGCGGCGGCCGTTCGGCCCGGGCTCGTGGCGGACTCGCGCAGCGTGGCCATCGTCGAGGGCAGGACCACGCAGGTCGACTTCGCCCTGAGGCTGCGTGAGCCGCGCGTAGGCGCGGTTCAGGGTACGGTCACCGACGCGTCCACCGGCCGGCCGATCGCCGGCGCCACGGTGAGCGTGCGTCTCGACATGCCGCCTCCGCCGCCCACGGCCATCGGAGGCGGGCAGAGCGAGCCGGGGTTCTACCTGGACGGCGACCATTTTGACATGGCGGCCATCACGGACGCCGAGGGCCGCTTCCAGCTCCGCGCGCCGGGTGGCGAGCAGACGCTCATCGTCGAGGCGGGAGGCTATGAGCCCGTCGCCACGCCGGTGAAGGTGGAGGCCGGCGCCACCGTGCGCGCCGACATCGCGCTGCAACCTGGCGGCGGCGACCTGCCGCCGCCGCCGCCCGACGGATCGTAG
- a CDS encoding NAAT family transporter, which produces MLKTFVSIFVIVNPIGAIPVFLSLAPGAGAPERSRVAARAATAATCVLLASALAGEAALRFFGIGVPSFRVGGGILVLLIAVDMLLARPSRARSTPEESAEAGGREDIAVVPLAVPLLAGPGAISAVILHAEQAGALADRLVLNGAILLVGIVSWVALRLAVPIGARLGATGINVLTRLMGLILAAIAVEFLAAGVRDLLPALAVGAAR; this is translated from the coding sequence GTGCTGAAGACGTTTGTCTCCATATTCGTCATCGTCAACCCGATCGGCGCGATCCCGGTCTTTCTGAGCCTGGCGCCGGGTGCCGGGGCGCCCGAGCGGAGCCGCGTGGCCGCGCGGGCGGCGACCGCTGCCACGTGCGTGCTGTTGGCGTCCGCGCTGGCCGGCGAGGCGGCGCTCCGCTTCTTCGGCATCGGCGTGCCCAGCTTCCGCGTGGGCGGTGGCATCCTGGTTCTCCTGATCGCGGTCGACATGCTGCTGGCGCGCCCGAGCCGCGCGAGGAGCACCCCGGAGGAGAGCGCGGAGGCCGGCGGGCGCGAGGACATCGCCGTCGTGCCGCTGGCGGTGCCGCTCCTCGCCGGTCCCGGCGCCATCAGCGCCGTCATCCTGCACGCGGAGCAGGCGGGGGCGCTTGCGGATCGGCTCGTGCTCAACGGCGCGATCCTGCTGGTGGGCATCGTGTCCTGGGTAGCGCTGCGGCTGGCGGTCCCGATCGGCGCGCGGCTGGGCGCCACCGGCATCAACGTGTTGACGCGCCTGATGGGGCTCATCCTGGCGGCGATCGCCGTGGAGTTCCTGGCCGCCGGGGTGCGCGACCTGCTGCCGGCGCTGGCCGTGGGCGCGGCGCGGTAG